One window from the genome of Variovorax sp. PAMC26660 encodes:
- the hutC gene encoding histidine utilization repressor, giving the protein MKRDLPTLALYAQVKDHISRKIQDGTWAPGHRLPSEHELVAQFGMARMTVNRALRELVEQGRIVRVAGVGSFVAENKPQSTLLQIANIASEIRQRGHDYRCEMIAVERIAASPDVAAWLDLRPGDSVFHSACLHLENDTPVQLEERYVNPQVVPDYLEQDFSSMPPSEYLLRNVPFDQIEHVVDAVLPSAEQAARLAMTPTDPCLLLTRRTWIRTTPVTWVRCLHPASRYSLGSRFRADGNPSSG; this is encoded by the coding sequence ATGAAGCGCGACCTGCCCACCCTCGCGCTCTACGCGCAAGTCAAGGATCACATCTCCCGAAAGATTCAGGACGGCACGTGGGCGCCCGGCCACCGCCTGCCCTCGGAGCACGAGCTGGTCGCGCAGTTCGGCATGGCGCGCATGACAGTCAACCGCGCGCTGCGCGAGCTGGTGGAACAGGGCCGCATCGTGCGCGTGGCCGGCGTTGGCAGCTTCGTGGCTGAGAACAAGCCGCAATCGACGCTGCTGCAGATCGCCAACATCGCCAGCGAAATCCGCCAGCGCGGCCACGACTACCGCTGCGAAATGATCGCCGTCGAACGCATCGCCGCATCGCCCGATGTGGCTGCATGGCTCGACCTGCGCCCCGGCGACTCGGTGTTCCACAGCGCCTGCCTGCACCTGGAAAACGACACGCCCGTGCAGCTCGAAGAGCGCTACGTCAATCCGCAGGTCGTGCCCGACTACCTCGAACAAGACTTCAGCAGCATGCCGCCCAGCGAATACCTGCTGCGCAACGTGCCCTTCGACCAGATCGAACACGTCGTCGACGCCGTGCTGCCCAGCGCTGAACAGGCTGCCCGGCTCGCGATGACGCCCACCGACCCCTGCCTGCTGCTGACGCGCCGCACGTGGATACGCACCACGCCCGTGACATGGGTGCGCTGCCTGCATCCCGCTTCGCGCTACAGCCTGGGCAGCCGCTTCCGAGCCGACGGCAACCCCAGCTCGGGTTAG
- the hutH gene encoding histidine ammonia-lyase — protein MPSNHTATSNATLTLTPGKVDLAMLRRIQAGGVQLVLDPSVRDGMALSQAAVRHIVENDQVVYGINTGFGKLASTRIGNDHLAELQRNLVLSHSVGTGEPLAAPVVRMILATKAVSLARGHSGVRPALVDALLALFNAGVTPSIPCKGSVGASGDLAPLAHMACVLIGEGEATLADGKKVSGAEAMRSIGLEPFVLGPKEGLALLNGTQVSTALALAGLFGAEDVFAAALMSGALSLEAIQGSIKPFDARIHAARGQPGQIAVAGAVRTLLEGSEIVPSHADCGRVQDPYSVRCIPQVMGACLDNLAHAARVLVIEANAASDNPLVFCDTGEVISGGNFHAEPVAFAADIIALAVSEVGAISERRIALLLDTGLSGLPPFLVRDGGLNSGFMIAQVTAAALASENKSLAHPASVDSLPTSANQEDHVSMATFAARRLGDMVNNTAVVVGIEAMAAAQGIELKRKLKSSPLVEAEFAAIRQKVAFLERDRYLAPDIEAMRQWALKAELPAALLDILPSHS, from the coding sequence ATGCCAAGCAACCACACCGCCACTTCCAATGCCACCCTGACCCTCACGCCCGGCAAGGTCGATCTTGCGATGCTGCGACGCATCCAGGCCGGCGGCGTGCAACTTGTGCTCGATCCGTCGGTGCGCGACGGCATGGCGCTCTCGCAAGCGGCGGTGCGCCACATCGTCGAGAACGATCAGGTGGTCTACGGCATCAACACCGGCTTCGGCAAGCTCGCGAGCACGCGCATCGGCAACGACCACCTGGCCGAATTGCAACGCAACCTCGTGCTGTCGCACAGCGTGGGCACGGGCGAGCCGCTGGCTGCGCCTGTCGTTCGGATGATCCTCGCGACCAAGGCGGTGAGCCTGGCGCGTGGACACTCGGGCGTGCGGCCCGCGCTGGTCGACGCGCTGCTGGCGCTGTTCAACGCGGGCGTCACGCCGAGCATTCCGTGCAAGGGTTCGGTCGGCGCCTCGGGCGACTTGGCGCCGCTGGCGCACATGGCCTGCGTGCTGATCGGCGAAGGCGAAGCGACGCTGGCTGACGGCAAGAAGGTCAGCGGTGCCGAAGCGATGCGCAGCATCGGCCTCGAACCCTTCGTGCTCGGCCCCAAGGAAGGCCTGGCGCTGCTCAACGGCACGCAGGTGTCGACCGCGCTGGCGCTGGCCGGCCTGTTCGGCGCAGAAGACGTGTTCGCCGCCGCGCTGATGTCGGGCGCCCTGTCGCTCGAAGCGATCCAGGGTTCGATCAAGCCCTTCGACGCACGCATCCACGCCGCGCGCGGCCAGCCGGGCCAGATCGCCGTGGCGGGCGCCGTGCGCACGCTGCTCGAAGGCAGCGAGATCGTGCCGTCGCACGCCGACTGCGGCCGTGTGCAGGACCCGTACTCGGTGCGCTGCATTCCGCAGGTGATGGGCGCCTGCCTCGACAACCTCGCACACGCCGCGCGCGTGCTGGTGATCGAAGCCAATGCAGCATCGGACAACCCGCTGGTGTTCTGCGACACCGGCGAAGTGATCTCGGGCGGCAACTTCCACGCCGAGCCCGTCGCCTTCGCGGCCGACATCATTGCGCTGGCCGTGAGCGAGGTCGGTGCCATCTCCGAGCGCCGCATCGCGCTGCTGCTCGACACCGGCCTGTCGGGCCTGCCACCGTTCCTGGTGCGCGACGGCGGCCTCAACTCCGGTTTCATGATCGCGCAGGTCACGGCCGCAGCGCTCGCGTCGGAGAACAAGTCGCTCGCGCATCCCGCCAGCGTCGACAGCCTGCCGACCTCGGCCAACCAAGAAGACCACGTCTCGATGGCCACCTTCGCGGCGCGCCGCCTGGGCGACATGGTCAACAACACCGCAGTGGTCGTCGGCATCGAAGCCATGGCCGCCGCCCAAGGCATCGAACTCAAACGCAAGTTGAAGAGTTCGCCGCTGGTGGAAGCGGAGTTTGCCGCCATCCGCCAGAAGGTCGCTTTCCTCGAACGCGACCGCTACCTCGCACCCGACATCGAAGCCATGCGCCAGTGGGCGCTGAAGGCCGAGCTGCCGGCCGCGCTGCTCGACATCCTGCCCAGCCACTCGTAA
- the hutU gene encoding urocanate hydratase: MNAPDKFALNNPDAADPRHDPTRVIRAPRGSTLNCKSWLTEAPFRMLQNNLDAEVAERPQDLVVYGGIGRAARNWECYDQILASLKELNDDETLLIQSGKPVGVFKTHENAPRVLLANSNLVPKWANWEHFNELDRQGLFMYGQMTAGSWIYIGSQGIVQGTFETFVEAGRQHYNNSLAGKWILTAGLGGMGGAQPLAATLAGAVSLNIECQQSSIDFRLRTRYVDKQARDIDHAFELIKQHTDAKEAVSIALLGNAADILPELVKRAKAGGHKPDLVTDQTSAHDLINGYLPSGWTVPQWQAAMKDVSQHDALKKAAAKSCAVHVQAMLDFQAMGIPTVDYGNNIRQVAFDEGVKNAFDFPGFVPAYIRPLFCEGKGPFRWVALSGDPEDIYKTDAKIKELFPENTHTHRWLDMARERIAFQGLPARICWLGLGERHIAGLAFNEMVRNGELKAPIVIGRDHLDTGSVASPNRETEAMKDGTDAVSDWPLLNALLNTAGGATWVSLHHGGGVGMGYSQHSGVVIVCDGTDAAAKRIERVLFNDPATGVMRHADAGYDIAVATAKKQGLKLPMIK, encoded by the coding sequence ATGAACGCTCCCGACAAATTCGCCCTGAACAATCCCGACGCCGCCGACCCGCGCCATGACCCCACGCGTGTGATCCGTGCGCCGCGCGGCAGCACGCTGAACTGCAAGAGCTGGCTCACCGAAGCGCCGTTCCGCATGCTGCAGAACAACCTCGACGCCGAGGTGGCCGAGCGTCCGCAAGACCTCGTGGTGTACGGCGGCATCGGCCGTGCCGCGCGCAACTGGGAGTGCTACGACCAGATCCTCGCGTCGCTGAAGGAACTGAACGACGACGAGACGCTGCTCATTCAATCGGGCAAGCCGGTCGGCGTGTTCAAGACGCATGAGAACGCACCGCGCGTGCTGCTCGCCAACTCGAACCTCGTGCCGAAGTGGGCCAACTGGGAGCACTTCAACGAGCTCGACCGCCAGGGCCTCTTCATGTACGGCCAGATGACGGCCGGAAGCTGGATCTACATCGGCAGCCAGGGCATCGTGCAGGGCACCTTCGAGACTTTCGTCGAAGCCGGCCGCCAGCACTACAACAACAGCCTCGCGGGCAAGTGGATTCTCACGGCCGGCCTGGGCGGCATGGGCGGTGCGCAGCCGCTCGCAGCCACGCTGGCCGGTGCGGTGTCGCTCAACATCGAATGCCAGCAGAGCAGCATCGACTTTCGCCTGCGCACGCGCTACGTCGACAAGCAGGCGCGCGACATCGACCATGCGTTCGAGCTGATCAAGCAGCACACCGACGCGAAGGAAGCCGTGTCGATCGCACTGCTGGGCAATGCGGCCGATATCCTTCCCGAACTCGTGAAGCGCGCGAAGGCCGGTGGCCACAAGCCCGACCTCGTGACCGACCAGACCTCCGCGCACGACCTGATCAACGGCTACCTGCCTTCGGGCTGGACCGTGCCGCAATGGCAGGCCGCGATGAAGGACGTGTCGCAGCACGACGCGCTGAAGAAGGCAGCAGCCAAGTCCTGCGCCGTGCACGTGCAGGCCATGCTCGACTTCCAGGCCATGGGCATCCCGACGGTCGACTACGGCAACAACATCCGCCAGGTCGCGTTCGACGAAGGCGTGAAGAACGCCTTCGACTTCCCGGGCTTCGTGCCGGCCTACATCCGTCCGCTGTTCTGCGAAGGCAAGGGCCCGTTCCGCTGGGTGGCGCTTTCGGGCGACCCGGAAGACATCTACAAGACCGACGCCAAGATCAAGGAGCTGTTCCCCGAGAACACCCACACGCACCGCTGGCTCGACATGGCGCGCGAGCGCATCGCCTTCCAGGGCCTGCCTGCGCGCATCTGCTGGCTGGGCCTGGGCGAGCGCCACATCGCCGGCCTGGCCTTCAACGAGATGGTGAGGAACGGCGAGCTGAAGGCGCCCATCGTCATCGGCCGCGACCACCTGGACACCGGCTCGGTCGCCAGCCCGAACCGCGAGACCGAGGCCATGAAGGACGGCACCGATGCCGTGTCCGACTGGCCGTTGCTCAACGCGCTGCTCAACACCGCGGGCGGCGCCACCTGGGTCAGCCTGCACCACGGCGGCGGCGTGGGCATGGGCTACTCGCAGCACTCGGGCGTGGTGATCGTGTGCGACGGCACCGACGCGGCCGCCAAGCGCATCGAGCGCGTGCTCTTCAACGACCCGGCCACCGGCGTGATGCGCCATGCGGACGCGGGCTACGACATCGCCGTCGCCACCGCGAAGAAGCAGGGCCTGAAGCTGCCGATGATCAAGTAG
- a CDS encoding phytanoyl-CoA dioxygenase family protein, whose translation MTFDALDLQRRVQARVDDALVAQFQRDGAVCIRQLLTQDELALLRDGIEANLAAPSPRAKVASRPDDPGRFFEDFCNWQDIDAFRRFIFEAPLAHLAQRLMGSQTVRLYHDHLLVKEPGTRQRTPWHQDQPYYNIEGEQNISMWIPVDPVSRAATLEFVAGSHKGPWLMPRTFMDNHAKWFPEGSLQDLPDIEGARERFPIVGWDIEPGDFVCFHMLTLHAAAGVEGPNRRRVFSVRFMGDDIRHAPRSWRTSPDFPGLAEVLPAGAPMDDARFPLLVG comes from the coding sequence ATGACCTTTGATGCCCTCGACCTGCAGCGCCGCGTGCAGGCGCGCGTGGACGACGCGCTGGTCGCGCAGTTCCAGCGCGACGGCGCGGTCTGCATCCGCCAGTTGCTTACGCAAGACGAACTCGCGCTGCTGCGCGATGGCATCGAGGCCAACCTCGCCGCGCCCAGCCCGCGCGCCAAGGTGGCGAGCCGGCCCGACGACCCGGGCCGCTTTTTCGAGGATTTTTGCAACTGGCAGGACATCGACGCCTTCCGCCGCTTCATCTTCGAGGCGCCGCTTGCACACCTGGCGCAGCGCCTCATGGGCTCGCAGACCGTGCGCCTGTATCACGACCACCTGCTCGTGAAGGAGCCCGGCACGCGCCAGCGCACGCCATGGCACCAGGACCAGCCCTACTACAACATCGAGGGCGAGCAGAACATCAGCATGTGGATTCCGGTCGATCCGGTGTCGCGCGCCGCCACGCTGGAATTCGTGGCCGGCTCCCACAAGGGGCCGTGGCTGATGCCGCGCACCTTCATGGACAACCACGCCAAGTGGTTCCCCGAAGGCAGCCTGCAGGACCTGCCCGACATCGAGGGCGCGCGCGAGCGCTTTCCCATCGTGGGCTGGGACATCGAGCCCGGCGACTTCGTCTGCTTCCACATGCTCACGCTGCATGCGGCCGCTGGCGTCGAGGGGCCGAACCGGCGCCGCGTGTTTTCGGTGCGGTTCATGGGCGACGACATCCGCCATGCGCCGCGAAGCTGGAGAACATCGCCCGATTTCCCCGGTCTGGCCGAGGTGCTGCCGGCCGGTGCGCCTATGGACGATGCGCGCTTTCCGCTGCTGGTTGGCTGA
- a CDS encoding IclR family transcriptional regulator, whose amino-acid sequence MTPSTDTPAHNDRALFVLSVLAQSKVAMTAAELVQATGLSQSTLYRQIAMLRRWGFVMESDGRYSPGPVSVQLASGFDGNSDLVMAARADMRTLAQQSHESVALVTAVNDRVVCLEMIDSEHSLRCSFDRGRSVPASDGASAKCLLAHLPLDQRDALLDGLDESPERRAARAAELDAIRQAGHAVTHGEVDAGVWGASAPVLASGRRLRGAITLMAPLTRVEGMEAALLHMTVVTAARISRALQ is encoded by the coding sequence ATGACGCCCTCGACCGACACCCCCGCCCACAACGACCGCGCGCTCTTCGTGCTGTCGGTGCTGGCGCAAAGCAAGGTGGCGATGACAGCGGCCGAGCTGGTGCAGGCCACGGGCCTGTCGCAGAGCACGCTGTACCGGCAGATCGCCATGCTGCGGCGCTGGGGCTTCGTGATGGAGTCCGATGGCCGCTACTCGCCGGGCCCGGTGAGCGTGCAACTGGCCAGCGGCTTCGACGGCAACTCCGACCTTGTCATGGCGGCCCGCGCCGACATGCGCACGCTGGCCCAGCAGAGCCATGAAAGCGTGGCACTGGTCACGGCCGTCAACGACCGCGTGGTGTGCCTCGAAATGATCGACAGCGAGCATTCCCTGCGCTGCTCGTTTGACCGGGGCCGCAGCGTGCCGGCCAGCGACGGCGCCAGCGCCAAATGCCTGCTGGCCCATCTGCCGCTGGACCAGCGCGATGCCTTGCTCGACGGGCTGGACGAAAGCCCCGAGCGCCGCGCCGCGCGCGCCGCCGAACTCGATGCGATCCGCCAGGCCGGCCACGCCGTGACCCACGGCGAGGTCGATGCCGGCGTCTGGGGCGCGAGCGCACCGGTGCTGGCCTCGGGCCGTCGCCTGCGTGGCGCCATCACGCTCATGGCGCCGCTCACGCGCGTCGAGGGCATGGAAGCTGCATTGCTCCACATGACCGTCGTCACGGCGGCCCGCATCTCGCGCGCCCTGCAGTAG
- a CDS encoding transporter substrate-binding domain-containing protein: protein MNTRRSLVAAALSGFAFFGLAGLAQAQGEPLRVATDATFPPMEFVENGKRTGFDVELVEAIGKTLGRKIEWIDIDFKGLVPGLISKRFDMAVSGIYITDERKKVVDFTVPYYAGGLVVMVKDGNTTIKTPADINGKKVSVQVGTKSVAFTKEKYPQVQLMEVEKNQEMFNLVDIGRAEAAVTGKPAAYQYVRTRPGLKVLPEQITTEEYGMAIRKDTPELTKAVNGAIEKLKADGTYEQIVKKWFSANAK from the coding sequence ATGAACACCCGCCGCTCCCTCGTCGCCGCCGCACTGTCCGGCTTTGCCTTCTTCGGCCTCGCCGGCCTGGCGCAAGCCCAGGGCGAACCGCTGCGCGTTGCCACCGACGCCACCTTCCCGCCGATGGAGTTCGTGGAAAACGGCAAGCGCACCGGCTTCGACGTGGAACTGGTCGAGGCCATCGGCAAGACGCTGGGCCGCAAGATCGAATGGATCGACATCGACTTCAAGGGCCTCGTGCCGGGCCTCATTTCCAAGCGCTTCGACATGGCCGTCTCGGGCATCTACATCACCGACGAGCGCAAGAAGGTCGTCGACTTCACCGTGCCGTACTACGCGGGCGGCCTGGTCGTCATGGTGAAAGACGGCAACACGACCATCAAGACCCCGGCCGACATCAACGGCAAGAAGGTCAGCGTGCAGGTGGGTACCAAGTCGGTGGCCTTCACCAAGGAAAAGTACCCGCAGGTGCAACTGATGGAAGTCGAGAAGAACCAGGAGATGTTCAACCTCGTCGACATCGGCCGCGCTGAAGCTGCCGTCACCGGCAAGCCCGCCGCCTACCAGTACGTGCGTACGCGCCCGGGCCTGAAGGTGCTGCCGGAACAGATCACCACCGAGGAATACGGCATGGCGATTCGCAAGGACACGCCGGAGCTGACCAAGGCCGTGAACGGCGCCATCGAGAAGCTCAAGGCCGACGGCACCTACGAGCAGATCGTCAAGAAGTGGTTCAGCGCCAACGCCAAGTAA
- a CDS encoding amino acid ABC transporter permease, whose amino-acid sequence MDLDFSPVWQGWPDLLRGALVTVEITACALALGCVLGLLVGIGRLNPKRRWIYGVCTAYVAVIRGTPLLVQLFILFFGLPHFGILLPAFLCGVLGLGVYSGAYVSEIVRGAIQSIDKGQTMAAQSLGMTPGVAMRQIVLPQAVVRMIPPLGNEFIALIKNSALVSLLTIHDVMHEGQKIISVSYRSLEVYLAIALVYFVLTGTMTLVLRHFEQKLRQGGLMR is encoded by the coding sequence ATGGATCTCGATTTCTCGCCCGTCTGGCAGGGCTGGCCCGACCTGCTGCGCGGCGCGCTCGTCACGGTGGAAATCACCGCCTGCGCGCTGGCCCTGGGTTGCGTGCTGGGCCTGCTGGTCGGCATCGGCCGGCTGAACCCGAAGCGGCGCTGGATCTACGGCGTGTGCACGGCCTATGTGGCGGTCATTCGTGGCACGCCGCTGCTGGTGCAGTTGTTCATTCTGTTCTTCGGCCTGCCGCACTTCGGCATCCTGCTGCCGGCATTCCTGTGCGGCGTGCTGGGGCTCGGCGTGTACTCGGGCGCCTATGTGTCGGAGATCGTGCGCGGCGCGATCCAGTCGATCGACAAGGGCCAGACCATGGCGGCGCAATCGCTGGGCATGACGCCCGGCGTGGCCATGCGCCAGATCGTGCTGCCGCAGGCGGTGGTGCGCATGATTCCGCCGCTGGGCAACGAGTTCATTGCACTGATCAAGAACTCTGCGCTGGTGTCGCTGCTGACCATCCACGACGTGATGCACGAGGGGCAGAAGATCATCAGCGTGTCGTACCGCTCGCTGGAGGTGTACCTGGCGATCGCGCTGGTGTACTTCGTGCTCACGGGGACGATGACGTTGGTGCTGCGGCACTTCGAGCAGAAGCTGCGCCAGGGCGGGTTGATGCGATGA
- a CDS encoding HutD family protein, producing the protein MNGVQRFSRTALPAMPWKNGGGTTQEIASWPQGAGLDSFGWRVSIATIAAAGPFSVFAGVDRSIMLLEGDGVRLFTHDGRIDHRLDVPQQPFAFSGDDVIDCTLLGGASNDFNVMTRRGQWRADVRVLARASTIEPAPHGVLLALRGEWRLNDEACREGAGMHWADTAQAWQAAPAHEDARLLVVRIVPA; encoded by the coding sequence ATGAACGGCGTGCAGCGCTTCTCGCGCACCGCTCTCCCCGCCATGCCCTGGAAGAATGGCGGTGGCACCACGCAGGAAATCGCAAGCTGGCCCCAAGGTGCGGGACTCGACAGCTTCGGCTGGCGCGTGAGCATCGCGACCATCGCGGCTGCCGGGCCCTTCTCGGTGTTCGCGGGCGTCGACCGCAGCATCATGCTGCTGGAAGGCGACGGCGTGCGGCTCTTCACGCACGACGGGCGCATCGACCATCGGCTCGATGTGCCACAGCAGCCCTTCGCCTTCAGCGGCGACGACGTGATCGATTGCACGCTGCTCGGCGGCGCATCGAATGACTTCAATGTGATGACGCGGCGCGGACAGTGGCGCGCCGACGTGCGCGTGCTGGCCCGCGCCTCGACCATCGAGCCCGCACCGCATGGTGTGCTGCTCGCGCTGCGTGGCGAATGGCGCCTGAACGACGAGGCCTGTCGCGAAGGCGCGGGCATGCATTGGGCCGACACGGCGCAGGCCTGGCAGGCCGCGCCGGCGCATGAAGACGCGCGGCTGTTGGTGGTTCGTATCGTGCCGGCCTGA
- the hutI gene encoding imidazolonepropionase gives MKPASEIPSADGLWTGLRLAPGAAPGVALAVDAEAAIVVAQGAIRWVGARDALPAEFAGLAPRDGGGALVTPGLVDCHTHLVYGGQRANEFAMRLAGATYEEVAKAGGGIVSSVRATREADEDTLFAQAATRLEQLLADGVCAIEIKSGYGLSLEHERKQLCVARRLGQAYGVTVRTTFLGAHALPPEYAGRSQDYIDLVCREMLPALAAEGLVDAVDVFCERIAFSLAETEQVFQAAKALGLPVKLHAEQLSDMGGAALAARYGALSCDHIEHLSAAGIEAMRQSGTVAVLLPGAYYTLRDTYLPPIDALRAAGVPMAVSTDHNPGTSPALSLLLMVNMACTLFRLTVPEALAGVTVHAARALGLQDTHGAIAPGMPANFVLWNVREAAELAYWFGQKPVRTVVRQGCIALENAA, from the coding sequence ATGAAACCCGCAAGCGAAATTCCCTCGGCCGATGGCCTCTGGACCGGCCTGCGCCTCGCGCCCGGTGCGGCGCCCGGCGTGGCATTGGCGGTAGATGCCGAAGCAGCCATCGTGGTCGCGCAAGGCGCGATCCGCTGGGTCGGCGCACGCGATGCACTGCCCGCCGAATTCGCGGGCCTCGCGCCGCGCGATGGCGGCGGTGCACTCGTCACGCCGGGGCTGGTCGATTGCCATACCCATCTGGTCTACGGCGGCCAGCGCGCCAACGAATTCGCGATGCGGCTCGCGGGCGCCACGTATGAAGAAGTCGCGAAGGCCGGTGGCGGCATCGTCTCGTCGGTGCGTGCCACGCGCGAAGCCGACGAAGACACGCTCTTCGCGCAGGCGGCAACGCGGCTCGAACAACTGCTGGCCGATGGCGTCTGCGCCATCGAGATCAAGTCGGGCTACGGCCTGTCGCTCGAACACGAGCGCAAGCAGTTGTGCGTGGCGCGTCGCCTGGGCCAAGCCTACGGCGTGACCGTGCGCACCACCTTCCTCGGCGCGCATGCGCTGCCACCCGAATACGCCGGCCGCAGCCAGGACTACATCGACCTCGTGTGCCGCGAGATGCTGCCCGCACTCGCCGCCGAAGGGCTGGTCGATGCGGTCGATGTGTTCTGCGAACGCATCGCCTTCTCGCTCGCCGAAACAGAGCAGGTCTTCCAGGCCGCGAAAGCGCTGGGCCTGCCGGTCAAGCTGCATGCCGAGCAGTTGTCGGACATGGGCGGCGCCGCGCTGGCCGCGCGCTACGGCGCGCTGTCGTGCGACCACATCGAGCACCTGTCGGCCGCGGGCATCGAGGCGATGCGCCAGTCGGGCACGGTGGCCGTGCTGCTGCCCGGCGCCTACTACACGCTGCGCGACACGTACCTGCCGCCCATCGACGCGCTGCGCGCCGCGGGTGTGCCGATGGCGGTGTCGACGGATCACAACCCCGGCACCTCGCCGGCGCTGAGCCTGCTGCTGATGGTCAACATGGCCTGCACGCTGTTTCGCCTGACGGTGCCCGAGGCGCTGGCCGGTGTCACCGTGCATGCGGCGCGCGCGCTGGGCCTGCAGGACACGCATGGCGCCATCGCGCCCGGCATGCCTGCGAACTTCGTGCTGTGGAACGTGCGCGAGGCGGCCGAGCTGGCCTACTGGTTCGGTCAGAAGCCCGTGCGCACCGTCGTGCGGCAAGGTTGTATCGCCCTGGAGAACGCCGCATGA
- a CDS encoding formimidoylglutamate deiminase: MTRTLFAADALLPAGWTKNVLLSWNDAGQLTQVQSATQPPAGAQVATGPVIPGMPNLHSHAFQRAFAGLTEHRAEQHDSFWSWRTLMYRFAARLGPQHMEAIATWLYAEMLEAGYTSVCEFQYVHHDADGRPYADDATLSLALLRAARKVGIGFTLLPVLYQTGGFGDVPPTEGQRRFIRSTDSMLRLLDALKPVCDEQGARLGMAPHSLRAVPPEALRDAIAGLEAIDRTAPIHIHIAEQTKEVDDCVEWSGLRPVEWLLDHAPVDARWCLVHATHMNAAEYEYAAKSGAVAGLCPTTEANLGDGIFDFPQWRSHGGAWGVGSDSHASVNAAEELLMLEYSQRLARRQRNVGASAAQPHVATAFTLEAVQGGAQASGRAVGGLAVGQQADFVVLDAAHLALQGLSAPDMLSAHVFASHRTSAIDSVWSAGRARVVAGRHTLHDEAAAAFVAARTQLLKD; encoded by the coding sequence ATGACGCGCACACTTTTCGCGGCCGATGCGCTGCTCCCCGCAGGGTGGACGAAGAACGTCCTGCTGTCGTGGAACGACGCCGGCCAGCTCACGCAGGTGCAGTCCGCCACGCAGCCGCCCGCTGGCGCGCAGGTGGCGACCGGCCCGGTGATCCCCGGCATGCCCAACCTGCATTCGCACGCCTTCCAGCGCGCCTTCGCAGGCCTGACCGAGCACCGCGCCGAGCAGCACGACAGCTTCTGGAGCTGGCGCACGCTGATGTACCGCTTTGCCGCGCGCCTCGGCCCGCAGCACATGGAAGCCATCGCGACCTGGCTCTATGCCGAGATGCTCGAAGCCGGCTACACCAGCGTGTGCGAGTTCCAGTACGTGCACCACGACGCGGATGGCCGTCCCTATGCCGACGATGCGACCTTGAGCCTTGCGCTGCTGCGTGCCGCGCGCAAGGTCGGCATCGGCTTCACGCTGCTGCCGGTGCTCTACCAGACCGGCGGCTTCGGCGACGTGCCGCCCACGGAAGGGCAGCGCCGCTTCATCCGCTCGACCGACTCGATGCTGCGCCTGCTCGACGCATTGAAGCCGGTGTGCGACGAACAGGGGGCGCGGCTTGGCATGGCGCCGCACTCGCTGCGCGCCGTACCGCCCGAAGCGCTGCGCGATGCGATCGCGGGGCTCGAAGCCATCGACCGCACGGCGCCGATCCACATCCACATCGCAGAGCAGACCAAGGAAGTGGACGACTGTGTCGAGTGGAGCGGGCTGCGCCCCGTCGAATGGCTGCTCGATCACGCCCCGGTCGATGCGCGCTGGTGCCTCGTTCACGCCACGCACATGAACGCCGCCGAGTACGAGTACGCGGCCAAGAGCGGTGCCGTCGCGGGCCTGTGCCCGACGACCGAGGCCAATCTGGGCGACGGCATCTTCGACTTTCCTCAATGGCGCAGCCATGGCGGCGCGTGGGGCGTGGGTTCCGACAGCCACGCCAGCGTCAACGCGGCCGAAGAACTGCTGATGCTCGAATACAGCCAGCGCCTGGCCCGGAGACAGCGCAACGTCGGCGCGAGCGCGGCGCAGCCGCATGTAGCGACCGCGTTCACGCTCGAAGCGGTGCAGGGCGGCGCGCAGGCCTCGGGCCGCGCCGTCGGCGGGCTGGCCGTGGGTCAGCAGGCTGATTTCGTCGTGCTCGATGCCGCGCACCTCGCGCTGCAGGGGTTGTCGGCGCCCGATATGCTCTCGGCCCACGTCTTCGCGAGCCACCGCACCTCCGCCATCGACAGCGTCTGGTCCGCAGGCCGCGCGCGCGTCGTGGCCGGGCGCCACACGCTGCACGACGAAGCCGCGGCCGCCTTCGTGGCCGCGCGCACCCAACTTCTCAAGGACTGA